TTTGACTTTGGGAGATTTTCCAATTTGCCACGCAATCGCTTGTTCGCGTCCGCCGGAACCAATAATGAGTATGTTCATAAAGAAGTGATTTGCAGCAAATATACAACGCTTTTAAGTTTATGTGATTCAAGAGTGTATGTATTAATCGATTTTGTCATTCTCACAATTCTTATTGCATATTATTAATGCGATTTTCCGCAGAAGGCGTAGGGCGAGAACTGTTGGTCGGCGGGGTCTAAGGCATAGAAACGGTTGAAATCGGTGTTGTAAAGCCGTGCTCTAAAGTTCCAGAGCTTGCCTTAATTTTTAATCATACTAAAAAGTAATAATAAAAAAAGGCCTATTTTAATAAAATATTATGAGCTTTTTATGTAAGTTCTATTTTCTATATTTAATTCTACTTAGTATTCTATTTTCAAATAATTCTCTATAATATTTTTCTTCACTATCGGATAGTTCTTTTTCAAACAACCATCCATAATTATTTCTTGTATAAATATATTTTCTTTTTCCATATTCTTTGGATGAGTCGACTTTTACTGAAACACCACTTAAACCAAAATTAAACCCTTCCTTTTCCCAATCAAGCTCTCTTCCACTGAATGAAACGAAGCAAATTATGGTATCAGACTCATTTACTAAATTAAAATAATAATTTCCTTTAAGTAAAAAAACTTGTTCAATACCTTTATCTAATTTTGCATCACCTGTTTTATTTACAAGTATCTTTTTACCTTCGTTTACTATTAAAGATGAATCACTTGAGTATAATCTCTGAAATTCTAAATCTAAGTCTGACTTGCTCATATTCGAATAATAGGTGCTTATTGTCCCGTGCATTCCGGCTGTATTATAAAACAAAAAAATTGAAGCAAACAATAAAACATACTTAATATGTTTTGATAATATTTTGTGATTTTCTTTACATTTATTTTCAATAATAATCAATGGAAACAAAAAAAACAGACAATAAATATCTGTGTAGTCAACATTACGATTAATATTAAAAAAATTAAAGGTGTTAATACTCTGTATTAATAAATCAGACAGCGGTGTTTTCCAACAGATAAAAATTATCGAAGTTAAAATTAAAGATAATTTATTTCTTAATCCAAGTAAATATTCAAAAAAAAGGTAAAGAGAAATTATTCCAAACACATCAGATAGTTTACCAGTGATAAAATTGTGAAAATAGGACTTTAAGAAATGATCATTCAAAAAGACTAAAATCAATGAGAGCGATAAAATATATAACTTATACATTATCGATTTAATTATTTATATGGAAATGCTTTATTTCTATTTGCTTCAATATTACCAAGTGGTTGTGCTGCTTTTGCTGAAATGGAGAAAATAATCTTATATTTTATAATGGAACTAAACATAACATGAGTTATTTGACCTGCCATAAATTGATACATGTCATATGGAAATGCATTCATACTTGTATTATGGCTTTGTATAGAAAGTAATGCATCTGCTGCAATTACACCATCTGAAAAGTTAAGAAAAGCATCACTAGGTCCCGCTGCATAAAATTTTTCATAATTTTTATCATGTATGTAGAAATTGTAATCCAGATTACTAATTGGGACTGAACCTTCTAAGTTATATGGTCCTCCGTAATGCCCATACAAATTTGTTGAGTTTTTGACCTGATAAACCCCATTTTCAATATTTTTTTGTAGAAGTTTATATACTTCAAAAAATCCGTTGCTTGTCATCCAAGCAGTCGGCTGTTGAGTGTTAACTGGATTTATATTAACCGTACCTGACTCTACCAAATATTCAATACCATTATGTGCCGCATGATTCAGCCCTGAGATTATTGCCCCTGAAGCCGCACCTCTCCAAAAACCACCCCCAGAAAGCTCAGACGCTAATCCGGCAAACATCGTACTTGATGCTATTTGAGCGTTTGTCCCCCAAGTATGTGTTACGCTGCCCATTAAAGAGCCGCCTAAGCCAGTTAAAAATGAACCTGCTGTGTAACCTCCACCGCCAAATGATGCCCCAAGTTGCATGTTTACTATTCCGTGTGCCCCAGCACGAACAAAAGCTTCTCCTATACCGCCAATCCCATTAAAACTCTCACCTATACCAAAAGCAAACATCCCACTTATTCCTCCAATCCCAGCAGACCTAGCAAATCCGCCCCAACTCCAATTATTAAACCCTCCAGAGCTAAATCCAACGCTTGCTGTGTAAGTTGCACCGCCTATCGCTGTTCCTTTTAACATCGCGATTTCCAATGCCCCAATAGTAAATGCTTCTTGCCCATTCCTATCCACATACATGAGCGGCGAATTTCCGCAGAAAGCGTAGGGCGAGAACTGCTGGTCGGCGGGGTATAAGGCATAGAAACGGTTGAAATCGGTGTTGTAAAGCCGCGCTCTAAAGTTCCAGAGTTTGCCATCGCCTTCGTTTTCTTGGCCGGAGAAGTAATAGCGGTACCACGGGGTTGAGTTAATGGCTTAATTTATTTTTCAATATTTAGCATGAATATGTGATTTGATCGATAAAGAATTTTTTTTTAAATAAAAAACTTACTTTGTTTTTTCTATCTTGTTTCAATTATTCATCTTACTTTTCTGATTTATTTCTCTTTAAACTCTTCCATTATCCAATTATCCGATGGGATAATAATTTCTCGCTTTTTTAGAACGTACTTTAGAGGAGGGTTATACTTAGTCGATTCATAATGGCTCGTTCCCCTTTCCTCTACCCTTAAAAATTCTCTAATCAATAAAGTTGAATCATTTAGGATAGTTCCTCTAACATCAGCCACCTTTAAATTTCTGAATAAAACCGGACCACCTGAGATCGTTGCATCTTTAAAATACTGAATTCTAATATCATCACCTACTATCAAATATTTACCCCAATTTAAATAATCACTATCTTTTAGTTCATTATACAATTCTAATTTTTCAATTTCAGTTATCGTGCTTAACCATTTCTCAATTTCTTCCAAAGGATAACAAAATAAATAGCCGTCATCAAAAAAAACATATTGATTTCCTATTAAGTGTTCATCTTTCATTGGAACATAGTAACCTTTAATCTTTTTTGAATTGATCCATTTTTGCTTTATTTCTGAATCACCATCAAATATCCAATTTGCCTTATCAGCATTTCTAATTTGCAGTCCAAGACAACCTTCAATTATCAAACTTAGTGCTATTGCAAGCCAAATAATGTTTAACTGTTTAGTAGATAAACCACGACCTTTTTCTTGATTTAACATATGGATTTGAATATTTATCGTAAGTCGTTGTGAAATATGGACTTCCCACTAACTTGTGTATTCCATTCTGAAATAAATCTTGCACGGAGGGATGATTCCACCCTACACGATGGATTATATTATTACTCCCTCTAAATCCAAAGTATGCTGGACTAAAATAAACATCTCCAATTTCATATGTACCCTTTTTATTTTTACCCCAAATTCCAGACGATTCAACTTTATACCCAAAACCTTCCGATGTTCCTATCTCAGCCCCAAGTGAGAAATTTCCAACTGACAATTCGAATGCTGCAGTTCTACCTTGGTCTGTGCCCCCATTCACAAATGGAAATATTTGGTCATTTGCGTAACTAAATCCCCAGTTTGTGCCGCCAAAATAAATTTGATTCAGCGTTTGATTGAATGGATTATTTTGAACATCGTTATGGTAGTTGAATTTTGTGTGAGAACTAATTAAGCTAAAATCTTTACTGCTTAATCCTCCAAAGGTACTAAATGAGGTATGAAACCCATTCAATCCTTCATTTTGCGCTTTCGTTGTAAATCCGGCACCAACGCCAACACCCGTCACAAAATGGTCACCATATTTTGCAAATAAACTTGCATTATATCCAACAGAGAAACCAGCAGTACCAAATGAAATATTTGGCGACAAACTAAACCCAAAATTCCAAAACCCGATACTATAACTTGGTAAATAAGATGAAGCA
This DNA window, taken from Chloroherpetonaceae bacterium, encodes the following:
- a CDS encoding polymorphic toxin type 23 domain-containing protein; protein product: MYVDKNGRWFIIDDLIMVGVSFTAGYLHHGFSKGDWGWEAVKSGGYLAAQGWLALNTGGASAGFWGSVGCSASTIASSYLPSYSIGFWNFGFSLSPNISFGTAGFSVGYNASLFAKYGDHFVTGVGVGAGFTTKAQNEGLNGFHTSFSTFGGLSSKDFSLISSHTKFNYHNDVQNNPFNQTLNQIYFGGTNWGFSYANDQIFPFVNGGTDQGRTAAFELSVGNFSLGAEIGTSEGFGYKVESSGIWGKNKKGTYEIGDVYFSPAYFGFRGSNNIIHRVGWNHPSVQDLFQNGIHKLVGSPYFTTTYDKYSNPYVKSRKRSWFIY